From the Streptomyces sp. NBC_00390 genome, the window CTCGGTGCAGGCGCCCTCGCCCGAGGCCGCTCTGGCCTGGGCGGCGGACTGCCGGGCGGCGGGGCTGGTCGTCGGGTGCTTCCGCCCGCCGTCGGTGCCGGACGGTATCTCCCGCATCCGGCTCACGGCCCGCGCCGACCTCACAGGTCAGCAGCTCGACAGGGCGGTCGACACGATTGTCCGGACCGCCCCGGAGCGGTGACGCCGCACACCGCCGACCACCCCAAATACGTTCTCCCGTAGCAGAGTTCACCGCATCGAGCGACAGATAGACGCCTATCCCGGTGGATCGGCATCCTTGCCGCCCTGTAAGTGGCAGTCTGACGCGCAGCGCAATCCGTGGCCGTCCTCGCATTTCATCCGCTACGAGTCGGAGACCGGCCCCGGTGGGAAAGGGACAGCGTCGCCATGGCAGACAAACAAGAAGCATCCGTGACTCTGCCGAGCGATCCGGCCTCGGTCTCCGCGGCCCGGAGATATGTGACCAGTGTCGTGTCCGGGTGGGGACTGCCCGTCGAGGCCGAAGCCGCCGACACCGTACGGCTCATCGTCTCCGAGCTCGCCACCAATGCCGTGCAGCACACCTTCGGCCAGTCGCCCACGTTCACCGTCGATCTGCGGCTGGAGCGCGACGAGCAGCTCAGCATCGGTGTCACCGACAGCTACCCGCGCTGGCCGCAGCGGTTGCCGGCGGCGGTCCGGCAGGACAACGGCCGCGGCATGGTCATCATCCGCAGCCTCACCGCGGAGTGCGGCGGACGCCTGTCCATCACGCCCACCGCCGACGGCGGCAAGACCGTCTGGATCGCTCTGCCGTGGAGCGTCCCGGTGCAGAACTGAGAGAGCGAGCCGCGCCGGTCCGGCACGAGTGCCGGCCCGGCGCGAAACCGGTCCGCGCCCGCCTCGGCGGTGCGGGGCGCGCGCCGCCCGTGTCGTCCAGGGGCGTCATGGGCGGCGCGCGGACACCGCGGTACGGGCCTGGCGTACCGTCAGCGCACCCGGCAGTCAGCGCACCCGGCCGTACCAGACCTGCTTCGTCCAGATCCTGTCCAGCCGCACCACCGAGCCCGTCTTGGGCGAGTGCCACAGCCGGCCCTTCCCGGCGTAGATCCCCACGTGGAAGACGAAGCCTCCGTAGTGGAAGAAGACCAGGTCGCCGCGTTGTCTGTTGCGCGCCGAGATGCGATGGGTCCGGTTGAACTGCTGATGGGCGGTGCGCGGCAGGCGCTTGCCCGCCCTCTTGTACGAGTAGAGCGTCAGCCCCGAGCAGTCGAACCGGTTCGGCCCTGCGGCGCCGTACCGGTACGGCGAGCCCTTCTTCGACGCGGCCACCTGGAGTGCCTTGGTGGCATGGGTCGTGACGGCATGGGCCGGGGTGACTCCGCCGGGTGCGATCAGAGTGCCGCCGAGAGCGGCGAGAGTAAGTACCGATACGGCACGCGCTCGTGACACGAGGAGCGCCAGATCCATCTGCGCAGTCATGCGCAACCCTTCGTCAGCCGCCTGTGAAGGATGACCTGTCGGGTTCGGACCTGCGAAGACGCCCGGCCGCTGTCAGCGGCTTCACCCCAAGGGGCGACCTGCGTACTCGGTCACCCCGTACTGCTGGGTCCTCCACTCCTGCCGATGCACTTCTGTCGACCAGGTATCCGGTGCGGCGGCAGGACTCGGCGTCCGCCCGGACCGCCCCGTCGAGGTGGCGGGGGCTTGTCGTCCCACGGATCCTGACCCACCTGTGTCTGTTTTCCGAGTTGAAACGGCTTTTGTGAAGCTAATCACGACTGATCTGTTCGGGTATTCAGTACCGTTTCCCCCTCGGTCGCCTGACGTCGACCCTCGCCGTACCAGCGGTGAAACGGTCCACGGCGCCACATCGGTCGTCGCGTTGCGCAACTCGTACAGCGCGCAACAACTTCCGGGGGCTCCACCGAACGGGGGAGAAAGGCCGCTACCCCGATGGCGGTTGACAGGGTCGGAATGGCCGTCAGCTCGGAGTCCTCGGTGGCATCGTCACCCGGTTCGCTCTCCGTTCGCCGTCCAGAACCCGCAGCGCCTCGGCGAGCGTCGCGGCATGAACCTCGCTCTCGCCACGCATGTGCATGAGTGTCAGGGCCTCCTTGAGTGCGGCGGCGCTGCTGACCAGGGCCTGAGCCGCGCGCAGTGCCCCGTAGGTGTGCCCTGCGCGGGCCGGGTTGATCCGCCCCAGCAGATCGACCACGGCCAGATAGCCGTCGATGAAGTCGGCCTCGGCCCGGGTCAGCGCGGGCAGCGGCGGCAGCTCGGGCGGCAGCACGGAGTGCTCACCTCGCCCCGGAGACGGACGTCTTGCGACTGTCGATCACATGGTCGACCAGGCCGTACTGCTTGGCCTGGGCGGCGTCGAGGATGATGTCCCGCTCCAGGTCGGCGGCGATCTTCTCGGCCGGCAGGCCCGTGTGCCGCACCAGCATCCCGGCGAGTTGGTCCCGCAGCCGCAGCAATTCCGCCGCGTGGATCTCCAGATCGGACGGCATGCCGCGCAACGGCTCATCGGTGGCGGGCTGCTGGACCACGATCCGCGCACCGGGCAGGGCCATCCGCTTGCCCGGCGCACCGGCGGCGAGCAGCACGGCGGCGGTGGAGGCGGCCTGGCCGAGACAGTAGGTCTCCACGTCGCAGGTGACGACCTGCATCGTGTCGTAGATCGCGGACATGGCGCTGTGCGATCCGCCGGGGGAGTTGATGTACAGCGAGATGTCCCGGTCGGGGGCCGCGTACTCGAGGTGCAGGAACTGGGCGATCACATCGTTGGCCGCCGTGTCGTCGATCGCGGTGCCGAGAAAGATGATCCGCTCGTCGAGCAGCTTGGAGTACGGGTCGAGTGTGCGCGTGCCCGTGGATGTGCGCTCGGTGAACTGCGGCAGGACGTAGCGGGCGGCGGGTCGGTGCATGGGCGTCGTACCTTTCCTCGTCTCCGGACCTGTACTTCTGTAAAAAATGTACAGGACGTACAGGCCGTTATCATGGGGAGCATGGCCTACGAGATTCCGGTGACGCAAGCCCGCGCAGAGCTCGCGGATCTGATCAACCGCGTCGTCTACGGCGGGGAACGCGTGGTCGTGACCCGGCACGGCAAGCCGCTCGTGGCGCTGGTCTCCGCCGCTGACCTGGCACGACTCGAGCAGGAGCAGGAGGCGGCCGAGGAGCAGGTCATCAGCTCGGTCTCCTCGCTCGGCTCGGTGACGTCCGCTTCCGGCGAACGCGGGCGCTTCGGACTCGCGGCGGAGCACCGCCGCCCCGAACAGCGCGGCTGAGCGGCGCTCCGTACGGGCTGGGGCGCTTCACGCAGCACAAGGCCGCGCGTCCCCGTCCGCTACAGCGGGGACGCGCGGCCGGTCCGTGACGGCCTGGGCCGGTCAGGCGACCGGTGCGGGCGCACCTCCGTGACGTGCCTCTGCCCTGACCGCCGGCCGGGTCGCGCGCGCTGTGCCGAGCAGGACCGCGGTGAGCCCGAGCGCCGCCCAGAGCGACAGAGTCAGAAGTCCGGCTCCGGCGCCGCTCCCGTCGAAGAACGCGACCGAGCGCAACACGCTCGCGCCCGCACCCGGCGGCAGCCACTGGCCGATCGCGCCGGCCGGTTCCGGCAGCAGCTCGGGCGCGGTGGCGGCACCCGCGAACGGGTTGCCGATGAGGACCATCAGCAGCGCCCCCAGGGCGACGCCCCGCGTGCCGAGCAGCGCGCCGAACCCGGCCACGGTCGCCGAGATGGCGAACGCCGTCAGTGACAGGGCACCCGCTTCGGTCCACCAGTCGCCGGTGAGCACCCCGAGCCAGCTGTGGGTGAGGGTGACGGCGGTGACGCCGACCAGGACCGCCGATCCGGCCAGGGCCGTCGCGGCCCGCGTACCCCGCAGCCGCAGCACGGTGGCGGCGGCTCCGGATGCGACGCCCGCCAGGGCGATCGGCAGAACGCTCGCCGCGAGGCCGCCCCCGCGCGGGTCGCCGGACGGGGTCGGCACCACATCGGTGACCGGGGCCGCCGCGCCTGCCGGGGCCCCGCCGGCGACCGCCTCGCGCAGGAGCTGGGCCACGGCCGGTGAGCCCGCCGAGGCGGTCAGGAGCTGCGGTCCCTCCGGGGTCACGACGACGGCGCCGTATACGACCCGGTCCTCGATCGCCGCGCGGGCTGCGGCCCCGTCGTCGTAGCGGTGGACGTCGAAGGCTCCCTCCCGCTGCTCGAAACGGTGCTCGAGTTCGGTGGCCGCGGCGGCCGGCCCGGCGACGCCGACGGGTACGTCGCGCGGTGCGACACGGGCCGCGGGCCAGGCGAAGGCCCACAGGGCCAGAGCCACCACGACCGGAACCAGGACCATCACCGCGACCATGCGGCGGGTGGGCGTAGCGGACATGATCTCTCCCGACTAAAAAGAATGATCGTTCGTTTTTGCTATTGGGCCCACTGTCTCCCCGGGGTGACAGGTTGTCAAGAAGGAATGTTCGTTTTAGATTCGGCGGTATGGCCCGCGTATCCCAGGAACACCTCGACGCCCGCCGCCGGCAGATCCTCGACGGCGCGGCCCGCTGCTTCGCCCGGAACGGATTCCACGCCACGTCGATGCAGGACATCCTTCGGGAGGCGGGCCTTTCCGCCGGTGCGGTCTACCGCTACTTCCGCAGCAAGGAGGAGCTGATCGAGGCCATCGCGGAGGAGGCGTTCGGTGAGATCCGCGCCGCCTTCGACGACGCGGCCCGGCTGGACCCGCCGCCCACGCCCGATGTGCTGCTCGGCCGGGTGCTGCGCCACATGCTGATCGAGAAGGTGCCCGGCGGGGACGGGCAGGCCTTCGCGCGGCTGCTGCTGCAGGTGTGGTCCGAGACCCTGCGCAACGAACACCTGGCCGCCACGCTGGCCGACGGATACGCCGGTCTGCGCCTGGCCTGGGCCACG encodes:
- a CDS encoding ATP-binding protein, producing MADKQEASVTLPSDPASVSAARRYVTSVVSGWGLPVEAEAADTVRLIVSELATNAVQHTFGQSPTFTVDLRLERDEQLSIGVTDSYPRWPQRLPAAVRQDNGRGMVIIRSLTAECGGRLSITPTADGGKTVWIALPWSVPVQN
- a CDS encoding C40 family peptidase — protein: MTAQMDLALLVSRARAVSVLTLAALGGTLIAPGGVTPAHAVTTHATKALQVAASKKGSPYRYGAAGPNRFDCSGLTLYSYKRAGKRLPRTAHQQFNRTHRISARNRQRGDLVFFHYGGFVFHVGIYAGKGRLWHSPKTGSVVRLDRIWTKQVWYGRVR
- a CDS encoding ATP-dependent Clp protease proteolytic subunit, giving the protein MHRPAARYVLPQFTERTSTGTRTLDPYSKLLDERIIFLGTAIDDTAANDVIAQFLHLEYAAPDRDISLYINSPGGSHSAMSAIYDTMQVVTCDVETYCLGQAASTAAVLLAAGAPGKRMALPGARIVVQQPATDEPLRGMPSDLEIHAAELLRLRDQLAGMLVRHTGLPAEKIAADLERDIILDAAQAKQYGLVDHVIDSRKTSVSGAR
- a CDS encoding type II toxin-antitoxin system Phd/YefM family antitoxin, whose product is MAYEIPVTQARAELADLINRVVYGGERVVVTRHGKPLVALVSAADLARLEQEQEAAEEQVISSVSSLGSVTSASGERGRFGLAAEHRRPEQRG
- a CDS encoding ABC transporter permease; its protein translation is MSATPTRRMVAVMVLVPVVVALALWAFAWPAARVAPRDVPVGVAGPAAAATELEHRFEQREGAFDVHRYDDGAAARAAIEDRVVYGAVVVTPEGPQLLTASAGSPAVAQLLREAVAGGAPAGAAAPVTDVVPTPSGDPRGGGLAASVLPIALAGVASGAAATVLRLRGTRAATALAGSAVLVGVTAVTLTHSWLGVLTGDWWTEAGALSLTAFAISATVAGFGALLGTRGVALGALLMVLIGNPFAGAATAPELLPEPAGAIGQWLPPGAGASVLRSVAFFDGSGAGAGLLTLSLWAALGLTAVLLGTARATRPAVRAEARHGGAPAPVA
- a CDS encoding TetR/AcrR family transcriptional regulator, whose amino-acid sequence is MARVSQEHLDARRRQILDGAARCFARNGFHATSMQDILREAGLSAGAVYRYFRSKEELIEAIAEEAFGEIRAAFDDAARLDPPPTPDVLLGRVLRHMLIEKVPGGDGQAFARLLLQVWSETLRNEHLAATLADGYAGLRLAWATLVDAYRAAGLMDADVPADHVARTLIATAQGFIAQQALFGDVRVEAIEDGLRALMSMHDPEFS